The following are from one region of the Anabrus simplex isolate iqAnaSimp1 chromosome 8, ASM4041472v1, whole genome shotgun sequence genome:
- the Sf3b6 gene encoding polycomb group protein Pc isoform X1 produces MGDRVYAAERIMKKRVRRGRVEYFVKWKGWSQKHSTWEPEENILDRRLIDIFEQSPRTDKRGPGRKKEPARYQPVVTPVEDYGQSSRDIHVPENESEVIMEPPPENLDQHIEGALDDTCAALPEQDKDSLVSVDDSRATPPPPDLVPAASLLPEVTDAENSNSSEDRPILHCREAAGTKRKAEVLSKESGKIGVTITTSTATTGGSRGTSPPPSKLPRLVPIKTPTSPPYNPLPVHGRRPSSSSHRLSVEGAQPQLEVPASSAPVVTPTSPRAVNSTEKRPAALFPVTTQASQEQTATNIAATVPSVETAESKNNDNGERESTSDGCQSDSNVNNLLDTENLPQSRLTVPLLTSPSLEYWYNLNPVADNIFITDVTVNLQTVTIRECKTEKGFFRDRDHREQSDIK; encoded by the coding sequence ATGGGAGATCGTGTTTATGCTGCCGAACGTATAATGAAGAAAAGAGTGAGGCGGGGGCGTGTGGAGTACTTTGTCAAATGGAAAGGCTGGAGTCAGAAGCATAGCACATGGGAACCAGAAGAGAACATTTTGGACAGAAGGCTTATCGACATTTTTGAACAAAGCCCACGTACGGACAAACGGGGACCGGGACGAAAAAAGGAACCAGCTCGTTATCAACCAGTGGTAACACCCGTTGAGGATTATGGCCAGTCATCCAGGGATATACATGTACCTGAAAATGAGAGTGAGGTTATAATGGAACCACCGCCTGAAAACCTTGACCAACATATAGAAGGTGCTCTGGATGATACCTGTGCAGCTTTGCCTGAACAAGATAAAGACAGCCTCGTTTCTGTAGACGATTCCCGTGCCACTCCTCCACCTCCGGACCTGGTACCTGCTGCATCTTTGCTACCAGAGGTAACAGATGCTGAGAACAGTAACAGCAGTGAAGATCGTCCCATTTTGCATTGTCGAGAGGCAGCAGGAACCAAACGTAAAGCTGAAGTCTTATCGAAAGAATCTGGCAAGATTGGTGTGACCATAACTACCAGCACTGCTACAACCGGTGGCAGTAGAGGTACCAGTCCTCCACCTTCAAAGTTGCCTCGTCTGGTACCCATCAAGACACCTACATCACCCCCATATAATCCATTGCCAGTCCATGGACGGCGTCCGTCATCCAGTAGTCATCGGTTATCTGTGGAAGGTGCCCAACCACAATTAGAAGTGCCTGCATCTTCAGCACCCGTTGTCACTCCGACAAGTCCTCGCGCCGTGAATTCGACTGAGAAGCGACCTGCAGCCTTGTTTCCTGTCACTACTCAAGCTTCGCAAGAACAAACTGCCACTAACATCGCTGCTACGGTTCCTTCTGTCGAGACAGCGGAGAGCAAGAATAATGATAACGGAGAGAGAGAATCTACTTCCGATGGATGTCAAAGTGACAGTAATGTTAACAACCTACTTGACACAGAAAACCTACCGCAATCTCGACTCACAGTACCATTACTGACCAGCCCCAGCTTGGAATATTGGTATAATCTAAATCCTGTGGCAGATAACATCTTTATTACTGATGTTACTGTCAACTTGCAGACTGTTACAATACGAGAATGCAAAACGGAGAAGGGCTTTTTTCGTGATCGGGATCACCGAGAACAAAGTGACATAAAATGA